A window from Cellulomonas sp. C5510 encodes these proteins:
- the rpsG gene encoding 30S ribosomal protein S7, which translates to MPRKGPAPRRPLIVDPVYGSPVVTQLINKVLLDGKKSVAEAIVYGALEGVREKTQSDPVVVLKRALDNVRPSLEVRSRRVGGATYQVPVEVRPVRQTTLALRWLTDYSRARREKTMTERLMNEILDASNGLGAAVKRREDMHKMAESNKAFAHYRW; encoded by the coding sequence ATGCCTCGCAAGGGTCCGGCCCCTCGTCGGCCGCTCATCGTCGACCCGGTCTACGGATCGCCGGTCGTCACCCAGCTGATCAACAAGGTCCTGCTCGACGGCAAGAAGTCCGTCGCCGAGGCCATCGTGTACGGCGCCCTCGAGGGCGTCCGCGAGAAGACGCAGAGCGACCCGGTGGTCGTCCTCAAGCGCGCGCTGGACAACGTCCGCCCGTCGCTCGAGGTCCGCTCCCGCCGCGTCGGTGGCGCGACCTACCAGGTCCCGGTCGAGGTCCGCCCCGTCCGCCAGACCACTCTCGCGCTGCGCTGGCTCACGGACTACTCCCGCGCCCGTCGCGAGAAGACCATGACCGAGCGCCTCATGAACGAGATCCTCGACGCCAGCAACGGCCTGGGCGCAGCGGTCAAGCGCCGCGAGGACATGCACAAGATGGCCGAGTCCAACAAGGCGTTCGCCCACTACCGCTGGTGA
- the rpsL gene encoding 30S ribosomal protein S12, producing the protein MPTIQQLVRKGRQAKTNKSKTPALKGSPQRRGVCTRVYTTTPKKPNSALRKVARVKLSSGIEVTAYIPGEGHNLQEHSIVLVRGGRVKDLPGVRYKIIRGALDTQGVKNRKQARSRYGAKKG; encoded by the coding sequence GTGCCTACGATCCAGCAGCTGGTCCGCAAGGGCCGGCAGGCGAAGACGAACAAGTCGAAGACGCCTGCCCTCAAGGGCAGCCCGCAGCGCCGCGGTGTCTGCACCCGCGTGTACACGACCACCCCGAAGAAGCCGAACTCGGCTCTGCGGAAGGTCGCGCGCGTCAAGCTCTCCTCGGGCATCGAGGTGACGGCGTACATCCCCGGCGAGGGGCACAACCTGCAGGAGCACTCGATCGTGCTCGTGCGCGGCGGCCGAGTGAAGGACCTCCCCGGCGTCCGCTACAAGATCATCCGTGGCGCGCTGGACACCCAGGGCGTGAAGAACCGTAAGCAGGCGCGCAGCCGCTACGGCGCGAAGAAGGGCTGA
- a CDS encoding DNA-directed RNA polymerase subunit beta', producing MLDVNVFDELRIGLATADDIRAWSHGEVKKPETINYRTLKPEKDGLFCEKIFGPTRDWECYCGKYKRVRFKGIICERCGVEVTRSKVRRERMGHIELAAPVTHIWFFKGVPSRLGYLLDLAPKDLEKVIYFAAYMITWVDEEGRHEDLPNLQNEIDLEKKEIADRRDNDINTRAQKLEADLAELEAEGAKADARRKVRDSADREMAQIRKRADAEIERLDTIWDKFKNLKVADLEGDELLYRQLQDRYGNYFEGSMGAAAIQKRLEAFDLDAEAESLREIIRTGKGQRKTRALKRLKVVNAFLTTTNSPTGMVLDAVPVIPPDLRPMVQLDGGRFATSDLNDLYRRVINRNNRLKRLLDLGAPEIIVNNEKRMLQEAVDSLFDNGRRGRPVTGPGNRPLKSISDMLKGKQGRFRQNLLGKRVDYSGRSVIVVGPQLKLHQCGLPKQMALELFKPFVMKRLVDLNHAQNIKSAKRMVERARPVVWDVLEEVITEHPVLLNRAPTLHRLGIQAFEPQLVEGKAIHLHPLVCGAFNADFDGDQMAVHLPLSAEAQAEARILMLSSNNILKPSDGRPVTMPSQDMIIGLFHLTSDKEEPVGAGRSFSSVAEAIMAFDQGSLDLNAVVRIRMDGLVFAPGAEPEGFVADQPFLFETTLGRALFNELLPVDYPYENGVVDKKRLSVIVNDLAERYPKVEVAASLDALKEAGFRWATRSGVTIAISDVAAPTAKAEILTEHEARAAKVQGQYDKGLITDDERRQELIEIWTQATDKVAKAMQENFSARNTVFRMVGSGARGNWMQVRQIAGMRGLVANPKGEIIPRPIKSNYREGLSVLEYFIATHGARKGLADTALRTADSGYLTRRLVDVSQDVIVREDDCGTERGLTLPIAVELGGSFRRHDKVETSVYARTLAVDVEIDGEVVGRAGEDVGDVLLDRLVAAGVTELKVRSVLTCESRVGTCAKCYGRSLATGKLVDIGEAVGIIAAQSIGEPGTQLTMRTFHTGGVASAEDITQGLPRVQELFEARTPKGESPIAEFSGRITIDEADRTRRIVLTPDDGSEEIAYPITKRSRLLVSDGDHVEVGTQLVQGAVDPKKVLRILGPRATQKHLVDEVQEVYNSQGVDIHDKHIEVIVRQMLRRVTVLDSGDTDLLPGELAERGRFEDANRRAVAEGGQPASGRPELMGITKASLATDSWLSAASFQETTRVLTEAAMSGRSDPLLGLKENVILGKLIPAGTGLPRYHEVTVEPTEEAKAELYPSFGYDEIDFPALGLGSGEAIPLEDIDFGDFR from the coding sequence TTGCTCGACGTCAACGTCTTCGACGAGCTGCGCATCGGCCTGGCCACGGCCGACGACATCCGTGCCTGGTCGCACGGCGAGGTGAAGAAGCCCGAGACCATCAACTACCGGACCCTGAAGCCGGAGAAGGACGGGCTCTTCTGCGAGAAGATCTTCGGTCCCACCCGGGACTGGGAGTGCTACTGCGGCAAGTACAAGCGCGTGCGCTTCAAGGGCATCATCTGCGAGCGCTGCGGCGTCGAGGTGACCCGCTCGAAGGTCCGCCGTGAGCGCATGGGCCACATCGAGCTGGCCGCGCCCGTCACGCACATCTGGTTCTTCAAGGGCGTGCCCTCGCGCCTCGGCTACCTGCTGGACCTGGCGCCGAAGGACCTGGAGAAGGTCATCTACTTCGCGGCCTACATGATCACGTGGGTCGACGAGGAGGGCCGTCACGAGGACCTCCCGAACCTCCAGAACGAGATCGACCTGGAGAAGAAGGAGATCGCGGACCGCCGCGACAACGACATCAACACCCGCGCGCAGAAGCTCGAGGCCGACCTGGCCGAGCTCGAGGCCGAGGGTGCGAAGGCGGACGCCCGCCGCAAGGTGCGCGACTCCGCGGACCGCGAGATGGCGCAGATCCGCAAGCGCGCGGACGCCGAGATCGAGCGGCTCGACACCATCTGGGACAAGTTCAAGAACCTCAAGGTCGCGGACCTCGAGGGCGACGAGCTGCTGTACCGCCAGCTCCAGGACCGCTACGGCAACTACTTCGAGGGCTCGATGGGCGCCGCGGCGATCCAGAAGCGCCTCGAGGCGTTCGACCTGGACGCCGAGGCCGAGTCGCTGCGCGAGATCATCCGCACCGGCAAGGGTCAGCGGAAGACCCGCGCGCTCAAGCGCCTCAAGGTCGTCAACGCGTTCCTCACCACGACGAACTCGCCGACCGGCATGGTGCTGGACGCCGTCCCGGTCATCCCGCCGGACCTGCGCCCGATGGTGCAGCTCGACGGCGGCCGGTTCGCCACGTCGGACCTGAACGACCTGTACCGCCGCGTCATCAACCGGAACAACCGCCTCAAGCGGCTCCTGGACCTGGGCGCGCCGGAGATCATCGTCAACAACGAGAAGCGGATGCTCCAGGAGGCCGTGGACTCGCTGTTCGACAACGGCCGCCGCGGCCGCCCGGTCACGGGCCCCGGCAACCGCCCGCTGAAGTCGATCTCCGACATGCTCAAGGGCAAGCAGGGCCGGTTCCGCCAGAACCTGCTCGGCAAGCGCGTCGACTACTCGGGCCGTTCGGTCATCGTCGTCGGCCCGCAGCTCAAGCTGCACCAGTGCGGTCTGCCCAAGCAGATGGCGCTCGAGCTGTTCAAGCCGTTCGTGATGAAGCGCCTGGTCGACCTGAACCACGCGCAGAACATCAAGTCGGCGAAGCGCATGGTCGAGCGCGCGCGCCCGGTCGTGTGGGACGTGCTCGAGGAGGTCATCACCGAGCACCCGGTGCTGCTGAACCGTGCGCCCACGCTGCACCGCCTGGGCATCCAGGCGTTCGAGCCGCAGCTCGTCGAGGGCAAGGCGATCCACCTGCACCCGCTCGTCTGCGGCGCGTTCAACGCCGACTTCGACGGTGACCAGATGGCCGTCCACCTGCCCCTGAGCGCGGAGGCGCAGGCCGAGGCCCGCATCCTCATGCTCTCGAGCAACAACATCCTGAAGCCGTCCGACGGCCGCCCCGTGACCATGCCCTCGCAGGACATGATCATCGGCCTGTTCCACCTGACCTCCGACAAGGAGGAGCCGGTGGGTGCCGGTCGGTCGTTCAGCTCGGTCGCCGAGGCGATCATGGCGTTCGACCAGGGTTCGCTGGACCTCAACGCGGTCGTGCGGATCCGGATGGACGGCCTGGTGTTCGCGCCGGGTGCCGAGCCCGAGGGCTTCGTCGCGGACCAGCCGTTCCTGTTCGAGACGACGCTGGGCCGGGCGCTGTTCAACGAGCTGCTGCCCGTCGACTACCCGTACGAGAACGGCGTGGTCGACAAGAAGCGGCTGTCCGTGATCGTCAACGACCTGGCGGAGCGGTACCCGAAGGTCGAGGTCGCCGCGTCGCTGGACGCCCTGAAGGAGGCCGGCTTCCGCTGGGCCACCCGCTCGGGCGTGACGATCGCCATCTCGGACGTCGCGGCGCCGACGGCCAAGGCGGAGATCCTCACGGAGCACGAGGCGCGTGCGGCGAAGGTGCAGGGCCAGTACGACAAGGGCCTCATCACCGACGACGAGCGTCGCCAGGAGCTCATCGAGATCTGGACGCAGGCCACCGACAAGGTCGCCAAGGCCATGCAGGAGAACTTCTCCGCCCGGAACACCGTGTTCCGCATGGTCGGCTCGGGTGCGCGTGGTAACTGGATGCAGGTCCGTCAGATCGCCGGTATGCGCGGCCTCGTGGCGAACCCGAAGGGCGAGATCATCCCCCGCCCGATCAAGTCCAACTACCGCGAGGGCCTGTCGGTCCTGGAGTACTTCATCGCGACGCACGGCGCCCGCAAGGGTCTGGCGGACACCGCGCTGCGGACCGCCGACTCGGGCTACCTGACCCGTCGTCTGGTGGACGTCTCCCAGGACGTCATCGTCCGCGAGGACGACTGCGGCACCGAGCGCGGCCTCACGCTGCCGATCGCCGTCGAGCTCGGCGGCTCGTTCCGCCGGCACGACAAGGTGGAGACCAGCGTGTACGCCCGGACCCTCGCGGTCGACGTCGAGATCGACGGCGAGGTCGTGGGCCGTGCGGGCGAGGACGTCGGCGACGTGCTGCTGGACCGCCTCGTGGCGGCCGGCGTCACCGAGCTGAAGGTCCGCTCCGTGCTGACCTGCGAGTCGCGCGTCGGCACCTGCGCGAAGTGCTACGGCCGCTCGCTGGCCACCGGCAAGCTCGTCGACATCGGCGAGGCCGTCGGCATCATCGCGGCGCAGTCGATCGGTGAGCCCGGCACCCAGCTGACGATGCGGACGTTCCACACCGGTGGTGTGGCCTCCGCGGAGGACATCACGCAGGGTCTGCCGCGTGTCCAGGAGCTCTTCGAGGCCCGCACCCCCAAGGGTGAGAGCCCCATCGCGGAGTTCTCGGGCCGCATCACCATCGACGAGGCCGACCGCACCCGCCGCATCGTCCTCACCCCGGACGACGGCTCCGAGGAGATCGCCTACCCGATCACCAAGCGCTCGCGCCTGCTGGTCTCGGACGGCGACCACGTCGAGGTCGGCACCCAGCTCGTCCAGGGCGCCGTGGACCCGAAGAAGGTCCTGCGCATCCTCGGCCCGCGTGCGACGCAGAAGCACCTGGTCGACGAGGTGCAGGAGGTCTACAACTCCCAGGGTGTGGACATCCACGACAAGCACATCGAGGTCATCGTGCGGCAGATGCTGCGGCGCGTGACCGTGCTCGACTCGGGTGACACGGACCTGCTGCCGGGTGAGCTGGCCGAGCGCGGCCGGTTCGAGGACGCGAACCGCCGGGCGGTCGCCGAGGGCGGTCAGCCGGCCTCGGGTCGTCCGGAGCTGATGGGCATCACGAAGGCGTCGCTCGCGACGGACTCGTGGCTGTCGGCGGCGTCCTTCCAGGAGACGACGCGCGTCCTCACCGAGGCCGCGATGTCGGGCCGTTCCGACCCGCTGCTGGGCCTGAAGGAGAACGTCATCCTCGGCAAGCTGATCCCCGCCGGCACCGGCCTGCCCCGGTACCACGAGGTGACGGTCGAGCCGACCGAGGAGGCGAAGGCCGAGCTGTACCCGTCCTTCGGCTACGACGAGATCGACTTCCCCGCCCTGGGCCTCGGCTCGGGCGAGGCGATCCCGCTCGAGGACATCGACTTCGGCGACTTCCGCTGA
- the rpoB gene encoding DNA-directed RNA polymerase subunit beta, with the protein MAASRTSSAPSEAIANRTASRRLSFARIDEPLEVPDLLGLQTESFDWLLGNEKWQARVAAALEAGRTDVPETAGLEEIFEEISPIEDFGGTMSLSFREHRFEPPKYTADECKEKDFTYAAPLFVTAEFVNYTTGEIKSQTVFMGDFPLMSERGTFIINGTERVVVSQLVRSPGVYFERAADKTSDKDIFTVKIIPSRGAWLEFEIDKRDNVGVRVDRKRKQNATVLLKALGMTESEIREEFAQFPAVIDTLEKDHVQTQDEALLDLYRKIRPGEPPTVEAGRALIENFYFNPKRYDLAKVGRYKLNKKLGIDVPLADSVLSKDDIVAAIKYMAALHADVATLPGRRGGEAIEVRVETDDIDHFGNRRIRAVGELIQNQVRTGLSRMERVVRERMTTQDVEAITPQTLINIRPVVASIKEFFGTSQLSQFMDQNNPLAGLTHKRRLSALGPGGLSRDRAGMEVRDVHPSHYGRMCPIETPEGPNIGLIGSLATFGRINPFGFVETPYRKVEFGRVTDEVHYLTADDEDRYVIAQANAVVDADGKFADETVLVRVKGGDTEDVPAETVDYMDVSPRQMVSVATALIPFLEHDDANRALMGANMQRQAVPLVRSEAPLVGTGMEWRAAVDGGDLIVASKAGVVTEVSADLITVANDDATTTTYRVAKFRRANQGTSYNQRVLVDAGQRVEVGSVLADGPASDEGELSLGRNLLVAFMSWEGHNYEDAIILSQRLVQDDVLSSIHIEEHEVDARDTKLGPEEITRDIPNVSEDVLADLDERGIIRIGAEVSAGDVLVGKVTPKGETELTPEERLLRAIFGEKAREVRDTSLKVPHGESGTVIEVRTFNREDGDELPAGVNELVRVYIAQRRKITDGDKLAGRHGNKGVISKILPVEDMPFLPDGTPVDIVLNPMGVPGRMNVGQVLEVHLGWIAKQGWDVKLAEGDLSWVDEVPEIAKSSEPGTPVATPVFDGVPEETLTGLLGATLPNRDGERMVGVDGKARLFDGRSGEPFPDPVSVGYMYILKLHHLVDDKIHARSTGPYSMITQQPLGGKAQFGGQRFGEMEVWALEAYGAAYTLQELLTIKSDDIPGRVKVYEAIVKGENIPDSGIPESFKVLLKEMQSLCLNVEVLSSDGVSIDMRENDDEVYRAAEELGIDLSRRPNAASSIDEI; encoded by the coding sequence TTGGCTGCCTCGCGCACCTCCTCCGCACCGTCCGAAGCCATCGCGAACCGCACCGCATCCCGCCGCCTCTCCTTCGCCCGGATCGACGAGCCGCTGGAGGTCCCGGACCTCCTCGGGCTCCAGACCGAGAGCTTCGACTGGCTGCTCGGCAACGAGAAGTGGCAGGCCCGGGTCGCCGCCGCTCTCGAGGCCGGCCGCACCGACGTCCCGGAGACCGCCGGTCTCGAGGAGATCTTCGAGGAGATCTCCCCGATCGAGGACTTCGGCGGCACCATGTCGCTGTCGTTCCGCGAGCACCGCTTCGAGCCGCCGAAGTACACGGCCGACGAGTGCAAGGAGAAGGACTTCACCTACGCGGCCCCGCTGTTCGTCACGGCGGAGTTCGTCAACTACACCACCGGTGAGATCAAGAGCCAGACCGTCTTCATGGGCGACTTCCCGCTCATGAGCGAGCGCGGCACGTTCATCATCAACGGCACCGAGCGCGTCGTCGTGTCGCAGCTCGTGCGGTCGCCGGGCGTGTACTTCGAGCGCGCCGCCGACAAGACGTCCGACAAGGACATCTTCACCGTCAAGATCATCCCGAGCCGTGGTGCGTGGCTCGAGTTCGAGATCGACAAGCGCGACAACGTCGGCGTCCGCGTCGACCGCAAGCGCAAGCAGAACGCCACGGTGCTGCTCAAGGCGCTCGGCATGACGGAGTCGGAGATCCGCGAGGAGTTCGCGCAGTTCCCGGCCGTCATCGACACCCTGGAGAAGGACCACGTCCAGACCCAGGACGAGGCGCTCCTCGACCTGTACCGCAAGATCCGCCCGGGTGAGCCGCCCACCGTCGAGGCCGGTCGCGCGCTGATCGAGAACTTCTACTTCAACCCCAAGCGCTACGACCTGGCGAAGGTCGGCCGCTACAAGCTGAACAAGAAGCTCGGCATCGACGTGCCGCTCGCCGACTCGGTGCTGTCGAAGGACGACATCGTCGCGGCGATCAAGTACATGGCCGCGCTGCACGCCGACGTGGCGACCCTGCCGGGCCGCCGGGGCGGCGAGGCGATCGAGGTCCGCGTCGAGACCGACGACATCGACCACTTCGGCAACCGCCGCATCCGCGCGGTCGGCGAGCTCATCCAGAACCAGGTCCGCACGGGCCTGTCCCGGATGGAGCGCGTCGTGCGCGAGCGCATGACGACGCAGGACGTCGAGGCGATCACGCCGCAGACCCTGATCAACATCCGCCCGGTGGTGGCGTCGATCAAGGAGTTCTTCGGCACCTCGCAGCTGTCGCAGTTCATGGACCAGAACAACCCGCTCGCGGGCCTGACGCACAAGCGTCGTCTGTCCGCGCTGGGCCCGGGTGGTCTGTCCCGCGACCGCGCCGGCATGGAGGTCCGTGACGTCCACCCGTCGCACTACGGCCGCATGTGCCCGATCGAGACCCCTGAGGGCCCGAACATCGGCCTCATCGGCTCGCTCGCGACGTTCGGGCGCATCAACCCGTTCGGCTTCGTCGAGACGCCCTACCGCAAGGTGGAGTTCGGCCGCGTGACGGACGAGGTGCACTACCTCACCGCCGACGACGAGGACCGCTACGTCATCGCCCAGGCCAACGCGGTCGTGGACGCCGACGGCAAGTTCGCCGACGAGACCGTCCTGGTCCGCGTCAAGGGCGGCGACACCGAGGACGTCCCGGCCGAGACGGTCGACTACATGGACGTCTCGCCGCGCCAGATGGTGTCGGTCGCGACGGCCCTCATCCCGTTCCTCGAGCACGACGACGCGAACCGCGCCCTCATGGGTGCGAACATGCAGCGCCAGGCCGTGCCGCTGGTCCGCTCCGAGGCGCCGCTGGTCGGCACCGGCATGGAGTGGCGCGCGGCGGTCGACGGCGGCGACCTCATCGTCGCGAGCAAGGCCGGTGTGGTCACCGAGGTGTCGGCGGACCTCATCACGGTCGCGAACGACGACGCCACGACGACCACCTACCGCGTCGCGAAGTTCCGTCGCGCGAACCAGGGCACGAGCTACAACCAGCGCGTGCTGGTCGACGCCGGCCAGCGGGTCGAGGTCGGCTCCGTGCTGGCCGACGGCCCGGCGTCCGACGAGGGCGAGCTGTCCCTCGGCCGGAACCTGCTGGTCGCGTTCATGTCGTGGGAGGGCCACAACTACGAGGACGCGATCATCCTGTCGCAGCGCCTCGTGCAGGACGACGTGCTGTCCTCGATCCACATCGAGGAGCACGAGGTCGACGCGCGCGACACCAAGCTCGGCCCGGAGGAGATCACGCGGGACATCCCGAACGTCTCCGAGGACGTGCTGGCGGACCTCGACGAGCGCGGCATCATCCGCATCGGCGCCGAGGTCTCCGCGGGCGACGTGCTCGTCGGCAAGGTCACCCCGAAGGGCGAGACCGAGCTCACCCCGGAGGAGCGCCTGCTGCGCGCGATCTTCGGCGAGAAGGCCCGTGAGGTCCGCGACACGTCGCTGAAGGTCCCGCACGGCGAGTCCGGCACGGTCATCGAGGTGCGCACGTTCAACCGCGAGGACGGCGACGAGCTGCCCGCCGGCGTGAACGAGCTGGTCCGGGTGTACATCGCCCAGCGCCGCAAGATCACGGACGGCGACAAGCTCGCCGGCCGTCACGGCAACAAGGGCGTCATCTCGAAGATCCTGCCCGTCGAGGACATGCCGTTCCTCCCGGACGGCACCCCGGTGGACATCGTCCTGAACCCGATGGGTGTCCCCGGCCGCATGAACGTCGGCCAGGTGCTGGAGGTCCACCTCGGGTGGATCGCCAAGCAGGGCTGGGACGTGAAGCTGGCCGAGGGCGACCTGTCGTGGGTCGACGAGGTCCCCGAGATCGCGAAGTCCTCGGAGCCGGGCACCCCGGTCGCCACGCCCGTGTTCGACGGCGTGCCGGAGGAGACCCTGACGGGTCTGCTCGGCGCGACGCTGCCGAACCGCGACGGCGAGCGGATGGTCGGCGTGGACGGCAAGGCGCGGCTGTTCGACGGCCGTTCCGGTGAGCCGTTCCCGGACCCGGTGTCCGTCGGCTACATGTACATCCTCAAGCTGCACCACCTGGTGGACGACAAGATCCACGCCCGGTCGACCGGCCCGTACTCGATGATCACGCAGCAGCCGCTGGGTGGTAAGGCGCAGTTCGGCGGCCAGCGCTTCGGCGAGATGGAGGTGTGGGCCCTCGAGGCGTACGGCGCGGCCTACACGCTGCAGGAGCTCCTGACCATCAAGTCGGACGACATCCCGGGCCGCGTGAAGGTGTACGAGGCCATCGTCAAGGGCGAGAACATCCCCGACTCGGGCATCCCGGAGTCCTTCAAGGTGCTCCTCAAGGAGATGCAGTCGCTCTGCCTGAACGTCGAGGTGCTGTCGTCCGACGGCGTCTCGATCGACATGCGCGAGAACGACGACGAGGTGTACCGCGCCGCCGAGGAGCTGGGCATCGACCTGTCCCGGCGCCCGAACGCCGCGAGCAGCATCGACGAGATCTGA
- the rplL gene encoding 50S ribosomal protein L7/L12 has product MAKLTTDELIEQFKGLTLIELSEFVKAFEDVFEVTAAAPAAVAVAAPAAGGAGADAAAEEEKDEFDVILEAAGDKKIQVIKEVRGLTSLGLKEAKDLVDGAPKPVLENVNKETADKAKAALEGAGATVTLK; this is encoded by the coding sequence ATGGCGAAGCTCACCACCGACGAGCTCATCGAGCAGTTCAAGGGCCTCACCCTCATCGAGCTCTCCGAGTTCGTGAAGGCGTTCGAGGACGTCTTCGAGGTCACCGCCGCCGCCCCGGCCGCTGTCGCCGTGGCCGCCCCGGCCGCCGGCGGTGCCGGTGCCGACGCCGCCGCCGAGGAGGAGAAGGACGAGTTCGACGTCATCCTCGAGGCCGCCGGTGACAAGAAGATCCAGGTCATCAAGGAGGTGCGCGGCCTGACCTCTCTCGGTCTGAAGGAGGCCAAGGACCTCGTGGACGGCGCGCCGAAGCCGGTCCTGGAGAACGTCAACAAGGAGACCGCGGACAAGGCCAAGGCCGCCCTCGAGGGCGCCGGCGCCACCGTCACCCTCAAGTGA
- the rplJ gene encoding 50S ribosomal protein L10, protein MARPDKAAAVAEIAELFRGSNAAVLTEYRGLTVKQLKTLRRSLSGNANYAVVKNTLTAIAAKEAGIDGIDDALQGPSAIAFVTGDPVEAAKGLRDFAKANPALVIKGGVLDGRALTAAEVTTLADLESREVLLAKAAGAMKAKLFQAAYLFTAPAAQAVRTVEALRVKQESVDTAA, encoded by the coding sequence ATGGCGAGGCCGGACAAGGCAGCCGCCGTCGCGGAGATCGCGGAGCTGTTCCGCGGGTCCAACGCGGCCGTGCTGACCGAGTACCGCGGGCTCACCGTCAAGCAGCTCAAGACGCTGCGGCGGTCGCTCAGCGGCAACGCGAACTACGCCGTGGTGAAGAACACGCTGACCGCGATCGCGGCCAAGGAAGCCGGCATCGACGGCATCGACGACGCGCTCCAGGGCCCGTCCGCGATCGCCTTCGTCACCGGTGACCCGGTCGAGGCGGCCAAGGGTCTGCGTGACTTCGCCAAGGCGAACCCCGCACTGGTCATCAAGGGCGGTGTCCTCGACGGGCGCGCCCTGACCGCTGCGGAGGTCACCACGCTCGCGGACCTCGAGTCCCGCGAGGTCCTGCTGGCCAAGGCGGCCGGTGCGATGAAGGCCAAGCTGTTCCAGGCGGCTTACCTCTTCACCGCTCCCGCTGCGCAGGCCGTGCGCACCGTCGAGGCACTCCGCGTCAAGCAGGAGTCCGTCGACACCGCTGCCTGA